A window of Luteitalea sp. contains these coding sequences:
- a CDS encoding DUF420 domain-containing protein, giving the protein MFDVTLLPTVNATLNAAAACLLVAGFYFIRRKSISRHRVCMVAAFGTSVLFLISYLVYHAQVGSKPFPGEGWIRTVYFGILLTHTVLAATVPPLALITLSRALGRRFDRHRAIARWTLPIWLYVSVTGVIVYLMLYH; this is encoded by the coding sequence ATGTTCGACGTCACACTCCTCCCCACCGTCAACGCAACGCTCAATGCGGCCGCGGCATGCCTCCTCGTCGCTGGTTTCTACTTCATCCGTCGCAAGAGCATCTCGCGCCACCGGGTGTGCATGGTCGCCGCATTTGGGACGTCAGTGCTCTTCCTCATCAGCTATCTCGTCTACCACGCGCAAGTCGGGTCCAAGCCTTTCCCGGGCGAAGGATGGATCCGAACCGTTTACTTCGGCATCCTGCTCACGCACACCGTCCTCGCGGCTACTGTCCCGCCGCTTGCCTTGATTACGCTCAGCCGTGCGCTCGGTCGCCGGTTCGATCGGCACCGTGCGATCGCGCGATGGACGCTACCCATCTGGCTCTACGTGTCGGTCACTGGCGTCATCGTCTACCTGATGCTCTATCACTAA
- a CDS encoding DUF1343 domain-containing protein, with product MWDVSRVPRRRPKAHAHPHTLSPRHRVTLSPLHDPLLRDGPRIMPPMSGRTDRRRNPLFLCLLVLWVTAANPARVTGAVDEQRLERIDELVERAIAEGQLPGAVIIVGRDDDTIYKKAFGNRALQPEVEPMDEDTIFDVASLTKVMATTTSVMRLLEEAQLHLHDRVATYVPEFGKYGKEEITIRHLLTHMSGLRPDLDLAFEWRGSDEAIRLATEEVPIARPDERFIYSDINFFLLGDIVRRVSGMPLDRYAREHIFEPLGMDDTMFLPPAELRARVAPTELCTPFGWPCHGPNQRMLRGVVHDPTSRRMGGVAGHAGLFTTAEDLERFARMLLNGGTLGRTRILSPLTVRLMTRPQTPPTQQNARGFGWDIDSTFSRNRGALLPLGSFGHTGFTGGSLWVDPATREYVVFLSNRVHPVGKGDVNTLRADVATVAASALEDVDDEALERADRMRAAFVGRSPGRLLEPDPVESPASGLPAVLTGIDILRAEQFKRLARRRIGLVTNHTGRARDRASTIDLLHNAPNLTVIALFSPEHGIRGVLDEKVSSSRDQKTGLPIYSLYGDTRRPTSEMLQGIDTLVVDIQDVGARFYTYTTSMAYVMEEAARRKIEVVVLDRPNPIGGWQIEGPVQDAAAMGFTGYFPMPIRHGLTFGELARLFNAENKIRAKLSVVEMEHWRRDAWFDETGQPWTNPSPNMRNMYQAALYTGVGAIEGTNISVGRGTDTPFEHVGAPWIDGNRLAEELNARALPGVRFYPVSFTPTSSKYANERCEGVFIIVTDREALEPVRVGLEIASALARLYPAQYELERARTLFGSEDLIVRVRKGDDPADIAASWAEGEARWRLKRAPYLIYR from the coding sequence ATGTGGGACGTCTCGAGGGTGCCGCGTCGAAGACCTAAAGCCCACGCCCACCCGCACACCTTGTCACCCCGTCACCGTGTCACCCTGTCACCCCTGCACGACCCGCTTCTTCGTGACGGCCCCCGTATAATGCCCCCCATGAGTGGTCGTACCGATCGACGCCGGAATCCTCTGTTCCTGTGCTTACTTGTGCTGTGGGTGACTGCGGCGAATCCTGCTCGCGTCACCGGTGCGGTCGACGAGCAGCGCCTCGAGCGGATCGACGAGCTCGTCGAGCGGGCCATTGCCGAGGGTCAGCTCCCTGGCGCCGTCATCATCGTCGGGCGGGACGATGACACGATCTACAAGAAAGCGTTCGGCAATCGTGCGCTCCAGCCGGAGGTCGAGCCGATGGACGAGGACACCATCTTCGATGTTGCATCGCTCACCAAGGTAATGGCCACGACGACGAGCGTGATGCGTCTTCTTGAAGAAGCACAGCTGCACCTCCACGATCGTGTTGCCACCTACGTCCCGGAGTTCGGAAAGTACGGCAAAGAAGAGATCACGATTCGCCATTTACTGACGCACATGTCGGGACTGAGGCCGGATCTCGACTTGGCGTTCGAGTGGCGCGGCTCGGACGAGGCCATTCGGCTCGCCACCGAGGAGGTGCCAATCGCGCGACCCGACGAGCGCTTCATCTACAGCGACATCAACTTCTTTCTGCTCGGGGACATCGTGCGCCGCGTGAGTGGGATGCCACTCGACCGCTACGCGCGTGAGCACATCTTCGAGCCCCTGGGCATGGACGATACGATGTTCCTGCCACCAGCGGAGCTCCGAGCGCGGGTGGCTCCCACCGAGCTGTGCACGCCGTTCGGCTGGCCTTGCCACGGGCCGAATCAGCGCATGCTGCGTGGAGTCGTTCATGATCCAACCTCCCGAAGGATGGGCGGTGTGGCGGGACACGCCGGGCTGTTCACGACGGCGGAGGATCTCGAGCGCTTTGCTCGGATGCTCCTGAACGGAGGCACACTGGGCCGCACGCGTATCTTGTCGCCGCTCACGGTACGCCTGATGACGAGGCCCCAGACGCCGCCGACCCAGCAGAACGCTCGCGGCTTCGGCTGGGATATCGACTCGACGTTCTCCCGGAACCGCGGTGCGCTCCTTCCGCTTGGGTCCTTTGGTCATACGGGATTCACGGGAGGATCGTTGTGGGTCGATCCAGCCACCCGCGAGTACGTTGTCTTTCTCTCCAATCGCGTGCATCCGGTAGGCAAGGGAGATGTCAACACGTTGCGTGCCGACGTGGCCACGGTTGCGGCGTCGGCGCTCGAGGATGTCGATGACGAGGCGCTGGAGCGGGCCGATCGAATGCGAGCGGCCTTTGTTGGCCGATCTCCCGGTCGGCTGCTGGAGCCAGATCCCGTCGAGTCACCAGCCTCCGGGTTGCCTGCCGTGCTGACCGGGATCGATATTCTTCGTGCCGAGCAGTTCAAGCGGTTGGCGCGGCGCCGGATTGGCCTGGTGACGAACCACACGGGCCGCGCCCGCGACCGCGCGAGCACGATTGACCTCCTCCACAACGCGCCGAACCTCACGGTGATCGCGTTGTTCAGCCCGGAGCACGGCATCCGCGGCGTCCTGGATGAGAAGGTCTCCTCATCGCGAGATCAGAAGACCGGGCTGCCAATTTACTCACTGTACGGCGACACGCGCCGGCCAACGAGCGAGATGCTCCAGGGCATCGACACGCTCGTCGTCGACATCCAAGATGTTGGCGCCCGTTTCTACACCTATACGACGAGCATGGCGTATGTGATGGAGGAGGCGGCGAGGCGGAAGATCGAAGTCGTCGTTCTGGATCGCCCCAACCCAATTGGCGGGTGGCAGATCGAAGGTCCGGTACAGGATGCGGCGGCGATGGGCTTTACGGGGTACTTCCCAATGCCCATCCGCCACGGGCTCACGTTTGGAGAGCTGGCGCGTCTCTTCAACGCGGAGAACAAGATTCGCGCGAAGCTGAGCGTCGTCGAAATGGAGCACTGGCGCCGCGACGCCTGGTTCGATGAGACGGGGCAACCGTGGACGAACCCGTCGCCCAACATGCGCAATATGTACCAGGCGGCGCTCTACACGGGCGTGGGTGCCATCGAGGGCACGAACATCTCGGTAGGGCGCGGCACCGACACGCCCTTCGAGCACGTTGGCGCACCCTGGATCGACGGCAATCGGCTGGCAGAGGAGCTCAATGCGCGTGCTCTGCCCGGAGTGCGCTTTTACCCGGTCTCCTTCACGCCGACGTCGAGCAAGTACGCGAACGAGCGATGCGAAGGTGTTTTCATCATCGTCACGGATCGCGAGGCGCTGGAGCCCGTCCGCGTTGGCCTCGAAATCGCGTCGGCGCTCGCGCGTCTCTACCCCGCGCAGTACGAGCTCGAACGAGCACGCACCTTGTTCGGCTCGGAAGATCTCATCGTTCGCGTTCGGAAGGGTGATGACCCGGCCGACATCGCTGCGTCGTGGGCGGAGGGTGAGGCGCGTTGGCGGCTGAAGCGCGCTCCGTACCTGATCTATCGTTAG
- a CDS encoding peptidoglycan DD-metalloendopeptidase family protein, translated as MRNFLLSLLLFVVLAGAVWYGAGKLEGPKVAIRNPKGAIGHASPFDVIVNAQPNRLEGLEIALEQEGQSYPIFSLSNRGDAQMALEGEGTRVRGTVGRRNVPSLAQEPARLVVRASLAVLFGLRTVDSVTTQDLEVRLVPPQIAVTSLHHFINLGGSEVVLYRVKPADAVSGVRVGDIDYPSYPASGAGIPDTDRSLRMAFFAVLHDQTPDVQISVFARDSAGNEGLADLDHRVFPKRFRSSRIQLQEGFMRRVVPAILQNTPDFKIPNPDNVLEAFLMINRDLRQKNAEEIAALSQKTAPTILWRGPFKQMVNTGVESGFADHRTYFYQGKEVDQQVHLGFDLASLPHSPVVAANRGRVVLARYFGIYGNCVILDHGMGVQSLYGHLHELRVKEGEMVDKDEQMGTTDITGLAAGDHLHFTMLLHGRPVTAIDWWSPQWIEDRILRKLREAGAKIAPTS; from the coding sequence ATGCGCAATTTCCTGTTGTCGCTCCTGCTGTTCGTCGTGCTGGCCGGGGCTGTCTGGTATGGCGCCGGTAAGCTGGAAGGCCCCAAGGTCGCGATCCGCAATCCCAAGGGCGCCATCGGTCATGCGTCACCGTTCGACGTCATCGTGAACGCACAGCCGAATCGGCTCGAGGGCCTGGAGATCGCCCTCGAGCAGGAGGGACAGTCGTACCCGATTTTCAGCCTCTCGAATCGGGGCGATGCGCAGATGGCGTTGGAGGGCGAAGGCACGCGGGTGCGTGGAACGGTCGGCCGGCGGAACGTCCCGTCGTTGGCGCAGGAGCCGGCGCGGCTCGTGGTTCGCGCGTCGCTTGCCGTGCTGTTCGGCCTTCGCACCGTGGACAGCGTGACGACGCAAGACCTGGAGGTGCGGCTGGTGCCGCCGCAGATTGCGGTCACCTCACTGCATCATTTCATCAACCTCGGCGGCTCTGAGGTCGTGCTCTATCGCGTGAAGCCGGCTGATGCGGTATCCGGCGTCCGGGTCGGCGACATCGACTATCCAAGCTATCCGGCATCCGGCGCCGGCATTCCAGACACCGACCGCTCGCTCAGGATGGCGTTCTTCGCCGTCCTCCACGACCAGACACCCGACGTCCAGATTTCAGTCTTTGCACGAGACTCGGCAGGCAACGAGGGGCTCGCGGATCTGGATCATCGCGTTTTCCCCAAGCGGTTTCGAAGCAGTCGCATCCAGCTCCAAGAGGGATTCATGCGGCGAGTCGTCCCGGCCATCCTGCAGAATACGCCTGACTTCAAGATTCCGAATCCGGATAACGTGCTCGAAGCATTCCTTATGATCAATCGCGACCTACGGCAGAAGAATGCCGAGGAGATCGCCGCGCTCTCGCAGAAGACGGCACCGACCATCCTTTGGCGCGGCCCTTTCAAACAGATGGTGAACACGGGTGTCGAATCAGGATTCGCCGACCACCGCACGTACTTCTATCAAGGCAAGGAAGTCGATCAGCAGGTGCACCTCGGCTTCGACCTCGCCTCGCTGCCGCATTCGCCGGTCGTTGCCGCCAATCGCGGTCGCGTTGTGCTCGCTCGGTATTTCGGTATCTACGGTAACTGCGTCATCCTCGATCACGGGATGGGCGTCCAGTCGCTCTATGGCCATCTGCACGAGCTGCGCGTCAAGGAAGGGGAAATGGTTGACAAGGACGAACAGATGGGGACCACCGACATCACTGGGCTCGCCGCGGGTGACCACTTGCATTTCACGATGCTGCTGCACGGCCGCCCGGTCACAGCCATCGACTGGTGGAGCCCACAGTGGATCGAGGACCGGATCCTTCGGAAGCTCCGTGAGGCAGGAGCCAAGATCGCGCCAACGTCGTAA
- the cyoE gene encoding protoheme IX farnesyltransferase: MRILGLSKSGVLASAPAQGRAADYLELAKPRLNLLVIATTAAAYCLGARGAIEMAPLLHTIVGTALVAGGASAFNMLLERDVDALMARTRNRPLPAGRIGVVEAGAFAAAISAMGLVQLALFVNGLAAGIALATHLSYVLVYTPLKSRTSLATVVGAVPGALPALIGWAAATNSLSREGWLLFAIVFLWQMPHFLAIAWLCRDEYARAGFAVLPVAEPDGRSTARQTVAYAAALFPVSLTPSLAGLSGPMYFATALVLSALFLWLSLRFARRRTRSEARRLFLASILYLPLLCGVLVVDGLLQL, translated from the coding sequence CTGAGGATCCTCGGTTTGTCGAAATCCGGTGTGCTCGCCTCGGCGCCCGCGCAGGGCCGCGCTGCCGATTATCTCGAGCTGGCCAAGCCACGGCTCAACCTTTTGGTCATAGCGACCACCGCGGCGGCCTATTGCCTTGGCGCCCGCGGCGCTATCGAGATGGCGCCCCTGCTGCACACGATTGTGGGGACGGCGCTGGTCGCCGGCGGCGCGTCGGCGTTCAACATGCTGCTCGAGCGCGACGTCGACGCGCTCATGGCGCGAACGCGGAATCGACCGCTGCCAGCGGGACGAATCGGGGTAGTCGAGGCTGGCGCGTTCGCGGCGGCCATCTCGGCGATGGGGCTGGTCCAGCTCGCGCTGTTCGTCAATGGGCTGGCGGCTGGCATCGCGCTCGCCACGCATCTGAGCTACGTGCTCGTGTACACGCCGCTGAAATCGCGCACGTCATTGGCAACGGTCGTCGGTGCCGTGCCCGGTGCCTTGCCTGCCTTGATCGGGTGGGCGGCAGCCACCAACTCACTCTCGCGTGAGGGCTGGCTGCTGTTTGCCATCGTATTCCTGTGGCAGATGCCGCACTTCCTCGCGATAGCCTGGCTCTGTCGCGACGAGTACGCGCGCGCCGGGTTCGCGGTGCTGCCGGTCGCCGAGCCCGATGGGCGCAGTACGGCGCGGCAAACCGTCGCGTACGCCGCCGCCTTGTTCCCGGTGAGCTTGACGCCCTCGCTGGCTGGTCTCAGCGGGCCCATGTACTTCGCCACCGCGCTCGTGTTGAGCGCGCTATTCCTCTGGCTCAGCCTCAGGTTTGCGCGCCGCCGGACACGGAGCGAAGCCCGGCGGCTCTTCTTGGCCTCGATTCTGTACTTACCGCTCCTCTGTGGCGTGCTCGTCGTCGACGGGCTGCTGCAGCTATAA